From a single Gimesia fumaroli genomic region:
- a CDS encoding BUD32 family EKC/KEOPS complex subunit, with protein sequence MKLSDFHCEEDTRFKLFNDSATYTTIRCLKEEDLRSVWLIDISGRGLTTLKRWPISWKLRWKSLFRQSQPQRQLTGAWKLLTAGINTPQPVTPVYRSGEFFQLEMPFIEGTTAFDLIKSGADNSHAERCLIARELGNIVRKIALSHLRHRDLKLENVVVKPASQVQPKPTLWLIDPVGIRTCLSSLDAIVYMLDRLAIQPIHEQVPLPISLQIICIRSAVTSISRKQRKLVFRKLKQQLLKSTQGTAVTE encoded by the coding sequence GTGAAATTGTCTGATTTTCATTGCGAAGAAGATACTCGCTTCAAATTGTTCAATGACAGTGCCACTTATACGACAATTCGCTGTCTTAAAGAAGAAGACTTACGTTCCGTATGGCTGATTGATATTTCCGGACGTGGCTTGACAACCCTGAAACGCTGGCCGATCTCTTGGAAACTCCGCTGGAAATCACTTTTCAGACAGTCCCAGCCTCAACGTCAGCTTACCGGTGCCTGGAAATTATTGACAGCAGGCATTAACACACCACAACCGGTGACTCCCGTTTATCGTTCCGGTGAGTTTTTCCAGTTGGAGATGCCATTTATCGAAGGGACTACCGCTTTTGATCTAATAAAATCTGGCGCAGATAACTCACACGCCGAACGATGTTTGATTGCCAGAGAATTAGGAAACATTGTTCGGAAAATCGCATTGTCTCATTTACGACATCGCGATTTAAAACTGGAAAATGTGGTCGTCAAACCAGCCAGTCAAGTTCAGCCCAAACCAACTCTCTGGCTCATTGATCCTGTTGGAATCCGTACTTGCCTGTCCTCACTCGATGCCATTGTTTATATGCTGGATCGTCTGGCCATTCAACCAATTCATGAACAAGTCCCGCTGCCGATTTCACTTCAAATCATTTGTATACGGTCTGCAGTAACTTCAATCTCTCGAAAACAAAGAAAGCTGGTTTTTCGGAAACTGAAACAACAGTTACTGAAATCAACCCAAGGGACTGCTGTCACCGAATGA
- a CDS encoding glycosyltransferase family 2 protein, translated as MSLSIIVIVKNEESSIRDCLASVVWADEIIVLDSGSTDQTVEICKEYTGKVYQTDWPGFGPQKNRALEYATKEWVLSIDADERISYDLQTEIKRVIQMPKRYDAYSMPRRSNYCGRYMKHSGWWPDRVVRLFRRGKAYFSDDLVHERIIVEGKTGKLKEPIIHESLLTIEQVLNTMNSYSTAGAKMMAEEYQSAGLSKAILHGLWTFLRTYFFRAGFLDGKEGFMLAVSNAEGTYYRYLKLMVINRENQKEV; from the coding sequence ATGTCGTTATCGATTATTGTCATTGTCAAGAACGAAGAATCATCCATCCGGGATTGCCTGGCATCGGTGGTCTGGGCGGATGAAATCATAGTATTAGATTCCGGCAGCACTGATCAGACAGTTGAGATTTGTAAAGAATATACAGGCAAAGTCTATCAGACAGACTGGCCTGGTTTCGGGCCGCAGAAAAACAGGGCTCTCGAATACGCTACCAAAGAGTGGGTGCTTTCCATCGATGCGGACGAGCGAATTTCGTACGATCTGCAAACGGAAATCAAACGTGTGATCCAGATGCCGAAGCGGTATGATGCCTATTCCATGCCGCGGCGTTCGAATTACTGTGGTCGCTACATGAAGCATAGTGGCTGGTGGCCGGATCGTGTGGTGCGATTGTTTCGAAGAGGGAAAGCATATTTCAGTGATGATCTGGTTCACGAACGAATCATCGTGGAAGGCAAAACCGGAAAATTAAAAGAACCGATCATTCATGAGTCGTTATTGACCATCGAACAGGTCTTAAACACGATGAATTCATACTCAACCGCCGGTGCAAAAATGATGGCCGAAGAGTATCAGTCAGCAGGTTTGAGTAAAGCGATTCTGCATGGTTTGTGGACGTTTCTCCGAACCTATTTCTTTCGTGCCGGTTTTCTGGATGGCAAGGAAGGATTTATGCTGGCGGTATCGAATGCCGAAGGAACGTATTATCGGTATTTGAAACTGATGGTCATCAATCGCGAGAATCAGAAAGAAGTCTAA
- a CDS encoding glycosyltransferase family 2 protein, translated as MAGLAVIITTYNWPTALEVVLAGYLSQQRPPDELIIADDGSTEETRTVIDTFRDQAPFPVKHVWHADEGFRAGAIRNRAIQNSEAEYIVFTDGDCIPAPWFLQQHLRLAEHGWFLSGNRVLLSQKFSQEVLQEKVPIHTWNRIHWFQARRRKQINRLLPLFKIPLGRWYRRRLAKAWEGAKTCNLSVWKEDLLSVNGFDEDYTGWGMEDSDLVLRLIRNGVYHQDARFAAPVFHLWHPENSRDQLEENQRRLQQLIQSERIQARVGIEQASLG; from the coding sequence ATGGCCGGACTCGCTGTCATTATTACGACTTACAACTGGCCGACTGCATTGGAAGTCGTGCTGGCAGGCTATCTCTCGCAACAGCGTCCTCCCGATGAGTTGATTATTGCCGACGATGGATCAACAGAGGAAACGCGAACCGTCATTGATACATTTCGAGATCAGGCACCGTTTCCCGTTAAGCATGTCTGGCATGCAGATGAAGGGTTTCGTGCAGGAGCCATTCGGAATCGGGCAATCCAGAATTCGGAAGCAGAGTATATTGTCTTCACCGACGGCGATTGCATTCCCGCACCCTGGTTTCTCCAGCAGCATCTGCGACTGGCCGAGCATGGCTGGTTTCTCTCAGGCAATCGAGTATTACTATCTCAGAAATTTTCGCAGGAAGTACTTCAGGAAAAGGTCCCCATTCATACCTGGAATCGAATACATTGGTTTCAGGCCCGCCGTCGCAAACAGATTAACCGGCTGCTGCCGCTATTCAAAATTCCCTTGGGACGCTGGTATCGGCGACGTCTGGCGAAAGCATGGGAAGGCGCCAAAACATGTAACCTGTCTGTCTGGAAAGAGGATCTTTTGTCCGTCAATGGGTTTGATGAAGATTACACTGGTTGGGGCATGGAGGATTCTGATTTAGTCCTGCGGTTGATTCGAAATGGCGTTTATCATCAGGATGCCCGGTTTGCTGCGCCCGTGTTTCATTTATGGCATCCGGAAAATTCGCGTGATCAACTGGAAGAAAATCAACGCCGGCTACAGCAGTTGATACAGTCCGAACGCATTCAGGCCCGAGTGGGGATCGAACAGGCTTCCTTAGGGTGA